The Candidatus Polarisedimenticolaceae bacterium genome has a window encoding:
- a CDS encoding right-handed parallel beta-helix repeat-containing protein, with protein MTRFAIRAAFLTALAAGASAPAAGAAVYTVDDNGPADFPSIQSAINAAGAGDEVVVRPGRYKETLNFLGKAITVRSESGPAATVLYLEGETRVVLLNGNATLRGFTISGGRARTGAGIAVVGGANPTIEGNVIEGNTAARDGSAFPAFGAGIAVDPGSRPVITRNVIAGNAVLGDAQGVFAYGGAIDVGDDASAVVINNTIRDNVASDSGGGISLGVTGAAMPVDVTNNTIFGNEAGSGAANTFSYGGGILAADGAAATLRNNLFVQNVARFAGGGIHFFATGLQGFTYTLNDFDGNLPDACGGLPSSKCDGGQLFLPAGFEDPAANRFRLRSDSALIDRGTGTGVPSVDADGRPRNVDGDLNGTAAPDVGAFENPRELTRLRFDGPDALAWDDSVNAAVVFELYRDALRPLAAGPVGECLAGSLPTPSATDATVPATGQGFLYLVRGKATATGSLGTASSGSERVPAVACP; from the coding sequence ATGACCCGATTCGCGATCCGCGCCGCGTTCCTCACCGCCCTCGCCGCCGGTGCTTCGGCACCGGCGGCGGGGGCGGCGGTGTACACGGTGGACGACAACGGCCCCGCGGACTTCCCGAGCATCCAGTCGGCGATCAACGCCGCCGGGGCGGGGGACGAGGTCGTCGTCCGCCCGGGGCGGTACAAGGAGACGCTGAACTTCCTCGGGAAGGCGATCACCGTGCGATCGGAGTCCGGGCCCGCGGCGACCGTGCTCTACCTCGAGGGCGAGACCCGGGTCGTCCTGCTCAACGGGAACGCCACGCTGCGCGGCTTCACGATCTCCGGCGGCCGCGCGCGCACCGGGGCGGGGATCGCGGTGGTCGGCGGCGCCAACCCGACGATCGAGGGGAACGTCATCGAAGGGAACACAGCCGCCCGCGACGGTTCGGCCTTTCCCGCCTTCGGCGCCGGCATCGCGGTCGATCCGGGGTCGCGCCCGGTGATCACGCGCAACGTGATCGCGGGGAACGCCGTGCTCGGCGATGCGCAGGGCGTGTTCGCCTACGGAGGGGCCATCGACGTCGGGGACGACGCCTCGGCGGTCGTGATCAACAACACGATCCGCGACAACGTCGCCTCGGACTCCGGCGGCGGCATCTCACTCGGGGTGACCGGGGCGGCGATGCCGGTCGACGTCACGAACAACACGATCTTCGGGAACGAGGCGGGGAGCGGCGCGGCGAACACCTTCTCGTACGGGGGCGGGATCCTCGCGGCGGACGGCGCGGCGGCGACGCTGCGGAACAACCTGTTCGTACAGAACGTCGCCCGGTTCGCGGGGGGCGGAATCCACTTCTTCGCGACCGGGCTCCAGGGGTTCACGTACACGCTGAACGACTTCGACGGCAATCTCCCCGACGCCTGCGGGGGGCTTCCGTCGTCCAAGTGCGACGGCGGGCAGTTGTTCCTGCCGGCCGGCTTCGAGGATCCGGCGGCGAACCGCTTTCGCCTGCGCTCGGACAGCGCCCTGATCGATCGGGGCACCGGGACCGGCGTTCCCTCGGTCGACGCCGACGGCCGGCCGCGCAACGTGGACGGCGACCTGAACGGGACCGCCGCGCCCGACGTCGGCGCGTTCGAGAATCCGCGCGAGTTGACACGGCTGCGCTTCGACGGGCCGGACGCCCTCGCGTGGGACGACAGCGTGAATGCCGCGGTCGTGTTCGAGCTCTATCGGGACGCGCTGCGTCCCCTCGCGGCCGGACCCGTCGGCGAATGCCTGGCCGGGTCGCTGCCGACCCCTTCCGCGACCGACGCGACCGTCCCGGCGACGGGGCAGGGGTTCCTGTACCTCGTGCGCGGGAAGGCGACCGCGACGGGCTCCCTCGGCACCGCGTCGAGCGGCTCGGAGCGGGTCCCGGCGGTCGCCTGTCCCTGA
- a CDS encoding S8 family serine peptidase: MRVFVRSFAVLALLAAWGSASMAVTLEEGTYVPGRLLVKFQPGTAATAKAALHGQFRGQRIQTFRLDPDLELVAFPEGTDLGALLDRYAAQPDVRYAEPDFIYHTQGIPNDTRFGDLWGMHNTGQNGGLVDSDIDAPEGWDVNTSGAGIVIGSIDTGVDRNHQDLAANIWTNPGEVAGNGIDDDANGYVDDVHGWDFLSNDNDPQDDHSHGSHTMGTAAAVGNNGVGVAGVAWSASIMPLKICNSGGGCDVSAAIAATDYATENGARLTSNSWGGGSFSQAMKDAIDRADAAGVLYVAAAGNNGRDTDASPFYPASYTSPNVISVANMTRFGGRSSSSNFGLTSVDLGAPGSDILSTTPNNGYSSMSGTSMACPHVSGAIANLMGFNPFLGHLEYKDILMQSVVPNDNLAGRCVSGGMLNLKNALDLTPPPVVPPENDSPTAVAGGPYKGRAFSPVTFDGSGSFDPDAQQLDDYVAVYTWNFGDGSVVTTSSPTVTHAYPAGNADYVVTLTVKDKYRISSAPSTTTCAIRGGGRKAR; the protein is encoded by the coding sequence ATGAGGGTATTCGTCCGCTCGTTCGCCGTTCTCGCTCTGCTCGCCGCCTGGGGATCGGCCTCGATGGCCGTCACCCTCGAGGAGGGGACGTACGTCCCCGGCCGGCTGCTCGTGAAGTTCCAACCCGGCACCGCGGCGACCGCGAAGGCGGCGCTGCACGGGCAATTCCGGGGACAACGGATCCAGACCTTCCGCCTCGACCCCGACCTCGAGCTCGTGGCCTTCCCGGAGGGGACCGATCTCGGGGCGCTCCTCGACCGGTACGCGGCTCAGCCCGACGTGCGGTACGCCGAGCCCGACTTCATCTACCACACGCAGGGGATCCCGAACGACACCCGCTTCGGCGATCTGTGGGGAATGCACAACACCGGGCAGAACGGCGGCCTCGTCGACTCCGACATCGACGCCCCCGAGGGGTGGGACGTCAACACCTCCGGAGCGGGGATCGTGATCGGGAGCATCGACACCGGCGTCGACCGCAACCACCAGGACCTCGCGGCGAACATCTGGACCAACCCCGGGGAGGTCGCCGGGAACGGGATCGACGACGATGCGAACGGCTACGTCGACGACGTGCACGGCTGGGACTTCCTGAGCAACGACAACGACCCCCAGGACGACCACTCGCACGGCAGCCACACGATGGGCACCGCCGCCGCGGTCGGGAACAACGGAGTCGGCGTCGCCGGCGTCGCGTGGTCCGCGTCGATCATGCCGCTGAAGATCTGCAATTCCGGCGGAGGTTGCGACGTGAGCGCGGCGATCGCCGCGACCGACTACGCGACCGAGAACGGGGCGCGCCTCACCAGCAACTCCTGGGGCGGCGGCAGCTTCAGCCAGGCGATGAAGGACGCCATCGATCGCGCGGACGCCGCGGGAGTCCTCTACGTCGCGGCGGCGGGGAACAACGGGCGGGACACCGACGCGAGCCCCTTCTACCCGGCGTCGTACACGAGCCCGAACGTCATCTCGGTCGCGAACATGACGCGATTCGGCGGGCGGTCGAGCTCCTCGAACTTCGGCCTCACCTCCGTCGACCTCGGCGCGCCGGGCAGCGACATCCTCAGCACGACGCCGAACAACGGGTACTCCAGCATGAGCGGCACCTCGATGGCGTGCCCCCACGTGAGCGGCGCGATCGCGAACCTCATGGGGTTCAATCCCTTCCTCGGGCACCTCGAATACAAGGACATCCTCATGCAGAGCGTGGTGCCCAACGACAATCTCGCGGGACGCTGCGTCTCGGGCGGGATGCTCAACCTGAAGAACGCGCTCGACCTCACCCCCCCTCCGGTCGTCCCGCCGGAAAACGACTCCCCGACCGCCGTCGCCGGCGGCCCGTACAAGGGGCGTGCCTTCTCGCCGGTCACCTTCGACGGCTCCGGGTCGTTCGACCCGGACGCGCAGCAGCTCGACGACTACGTTGCCGTGTACACCTGGAACTTCGGCGACGGGAGCGTGGTGACGACCTCGTCGCCGACGGTGACGCACGCGTATCCCGCGGGGAACGCCGACTACGTCGTGACGCTCACCGTGAAGGACAAATACCGGATCTCGAGCGCCCCCTCCACCACGACGTGCGCGATCCGGGGCGGAGGTCGCAAGGCCCGATGA
- a CDS encoding DUF883 family protein: protein MEKVTTDKLLQDLSAVIQDAEALLQATAGQTGEKVAEIRGQAAETVRKARERMAEAGVEVQEKAKAVAKSTDAYVHENPWTSIAIAACLGFLVGTLSSRR, encoded by the coding sequence ATGGAGAAGGTCACCACCGACAAACTCTTGCAGGACCTGAGCGCGGTCATCCAGGACGCCGAGGCGCTGCTGCAGGCGACCGCCGGCCAGACCGGGGAGAAGGTCGCCGAGATCCGCGGCCAGGCCGCGGAAACGGTCCGCAAGGCTCGCGAGCGCATGGCGGAAGCCGGCGTCGAGGTCCAGGAGAAGGCGAAGGCGGTCGCGAAGTCGACGGACGCCTACGTGCACGAGAACCCCTGGACCTCGATCGCGATCGCCGCCTGCCTCGGTTTCCTCGTGGGTACGCTCAGCAGCCGCCGATGA